Proteins encoded in a region of the Veillonella parvula genome:
- the nikC gene encoding nickel transporter permease, with protein sequence MAEFIQKHKLFSFYSGLMIIIVLIAIFAPWLAPGDAFTSNISQALQAPSSQHWFGTDKLGRDVLSRIIYGTQLSLFMGVSIVVIMVSIGTIIGAIAGYFGGKVEMVLMRLADIMLSFPGIVLAIAIAGILGGSIVNTILALSVVGWAKYARIVRSMTLKVRGEEYVTAAVMMGASTTAIIRRHIIPNIMPLVITTGALDIGAIMIEVAGLSFLGFGAQPPTPEWGLMLNEGRQYLQTSPWLMAFPGMSILIVVAIFNLWSDSLRDVVDPKNQG encoded by the coding sequence ATGGCAGAATTTATTCAAAAACATAAATTGTTCTCTTTCTATAGTGGGTTGATGATTATCATTGTTCTCATCGCTATCTTTGCACCCTGGCTTGCACCGGGCGATGCTTTCACCTCAAATATAAGTCAGGCATTGCAAGCACCAAGCAGCCAACATTGGTTTGGTACAGATAAATTAGGACGTGATGTATTATCTCGTATCATTTATGGTACTCAATTATCCTTGTTCATGGGCGTATCCATCGTCGTTATCATGGTGAGCATTGGTACTATCATCGGTGCTATAGCAGGCTATTTTGGCGGTAAAGTTGAAATGGTTCTTATGCGTTTAGCAGACATCATGTTATCATTCCCTGGTATCGTATTGGCTATTGCTATTGCTGGTATTCTAGGTGGTAGCATTGTAAATACGATTTTAGCCTTATCTGTTGTAGGTTGGGCAAAATATGCTCGTATTGTACGTTCTATGACGCTCAAGGTGCGCGGTGAGGAATATGTAACGGCTGCTGTTATGATGGGCGCATCTACGACGGCCATCATCAGACGTCATATCATTCCTAATATTATGCCTCTCGTTATTACAACAGGTGCATTAGATATCGGGGCTATCATGATTGAGGTAGCAGGTTTATCCTTCCTTGGCTTTGGTGCTCAGCCACCGACTCCAGAATGGGGTCTTATGCTTAACGAGGGTCGCCAGTACTTGCAAACGAGTCCATGGCTCATGGCATTCCCTGGTATGTCCATCCTTATCGTGGTTGCTATTTTTAATCTTTGGTCTGACTCCTTACGAGATGTAGTGGATCCAAAAAATCAAGGATAA